The Salvia splendens isolate huo1 chromosome 21, SspV2, whole genome shotgun sequence genome includes a window with the following:
- the LOC121784866 gene encoding pollen receptor-like kinase 2, which produces MMLQRNVLSDSAPILLSILLLFQNLTISSNQSDGSDGEVLLKFKASLDNPAALDTWAGPTAPCSGWKGVLCGQGRVWGLQLEGMGLHGAIDVETLAQLPGLRSLSFKNNDFEGALPNLTRHRSLKTVYLSNNKFSGEISDWAFSGMNSLKKLHLENNKFSGTIPATLTTAPRLIELALQDNVFEGEIPNFEQEGLKNFNVSNNRLVGQIPRSLSRLDASSFSGNDDLCGEPLEACPANYDGPTKYDYHDDRIRHHKFPETTIAVVAILLGAALIALLGVCIFLICRKKKSHQETAPAATAAAAAAPATEDLNQMERGGESAAPGGSEGGKPSVRLLTFLKEDSEKFDMQELLRASAEVLGGGVFGSTYKAGLNGKKMVVKRFKHMNQVSKEEFNEHMRRLGRMSHRNVQPIVAFYYKKEEKLLVTAFAENVSLAARLHGNQMSDHQSLDWTTRLKIVKGVAKGLLYLHNELPSLTPAHGHLKASNVLLDAAFTPLLTDYGLIPIINKEQAEESMVAYKSPEYKETGKLTKKTDVWCFGYLILEILTRKDSGVEQQADVDLATWVETAVANESSGYVAGAAVFDQEMAGGRHSQVEMMKLLRIGLSCCEADVEKRPEMKDVAEKVEEIKEREFDDDFYSSYASESDMLSSRGLSEDFRSINI; this is translated from the exons ATGATGCTTCAACGCAACGTCCTTTCAGACTCCGCTCCAATTCTCCTCtccatcctcctcctcttccagAACCTCACCATCTCATCCAACCAATCAGATGGATCAGATGGCGAGGTCCTCCTCAAGTTCAAGGCCTCCTTAGACAACCCTGCCGCCCTGGACACATGGGCCGGGCCCACGGCCCCATGCAGTGGCTGGAAGGGTGTCCTGTGTGGCCAGGGCCGCGTGTGGGGCCTCCAGCTCGAGGGCATGGGGCTGCATGGCGCGATCGATGTCGAAACCCTAGCGCAACTTCCCGGTCTGAGGAGCCTGAGCTTCAAGAACAACGATTTCGAGGGCGCATTGCCCAACCTCACGCGCCACAGATCGCTCAAGACGGTGTATTTGTCGAACAACAAATTCTCCGGTGAGATTAGCGACTGGGCGTTCTCGGGGATGAACTCGTTGAAGAAGCTTCACTTGGAGAACAATAAATTTTCCGGCACGATTCCGGCGACGTTGACGACGGCGCCTAGGCTGATTGAATTGGCGCTGCAGGACAATGTGTTTGAaggtgaaataccaaattttgagCAAGAAGGATTGAAAAATTTCAATGTTTCGAATAATAGATTGGTTGGACAGATCCCTCGAAGCCTCAGCCGTTTAGATGCTTCCTCATTTTCGG GCAACGACGACCTATGCGGGGAGCCGCTCGAGGCGTGCCCCGCTAACTACGACGGCCCCACTAAGTACGACTACCACGATGACCGCATCCGCCACCACAAATTCCCGGAGACGACAATAGCCGTCGTCGCAATCCTCCTCGGTGCAGCCCTCATTGCCCTTCTAGGCGTCTGCATCTTCCTCATCTGCCGCAAAAAAAAGTCCCACCAAGAAACCGCTCCGgcagccaccgccgccgccgccgccgctccgGCCACCGAAGATTTAAACCAAATGGAAAGGGGCGGCGAATCCGCCGCCCCGGGCGGGTCCGAGGGCGGAAAGCCGAGCGTGAGGCTGCTGACTTTCTTGAAAGAAGACTCGGAGAAATTCGACATGCAGGAGCTGCTCCGGGCGTCGGCGGAGGTGCTCGGCGGCGGCGTGTTCGGGTCGACGTACAAGGCGGGGCTCAACGGGAAGAAGATGGTGGTGAAGAGATTTAAGCACATGAACCAAGTTAGCAAAGAGGAATTCAACGAGCACATGAGGCGGCTAGGCCGCATGAGCCACCGGAACGTGCAGCCCATCGTGGCTTTCTACTACAAGAAGGAGGAGAAGCTCCTCGTCACCGCCTTCGCCGAGAACGTCAGCCTCGCCGCTCGGCTTCATG GCAATCAAATGAGCGACCACCAATCGCTAGACTGGACGACGCGCCTCAAAATCGTGAAAGGGGTGGCGAAGGGGCTTCTCTACCTCCACAACGAGTTACCGAGCCTGACCCCGGCCCATGGCCACCTGAAGGCGTCGAACGTGCTCCTCGATGCCGCCTTCACGCCTCTCCTCACCGACTACGGACTAATCCCGATAATCAACAAAGAGCAAGCGGAAGAGAGCATGGTCGCCTACAAGTCGCCCGAGTACAAGGAAACCGGCAAGCTCACCAAGAAAACCGACGTCTGGTGCTTCGGATATCTGATCCTCGAGATCCTCACGAGGAAAGACTCCGGCGTGGAGCAGCAGGCGGACGTCGACCTTGCCACGTGGGTGGAGACTGCCGTCGCCAACGAGAGCTCCGGCTATGTCGCCGGCGCGGCGGTGTTTGATCAGGAGATGGCCGGAGGTAGGCACAGCCAGGTTGAGATGATGAAGCTGCTGAGAATCGGGCTGAGCTGCTGCGAGGCCGACGTCGAGAAGCGGCCGGAGATGAAGGATGTGGCTGAGAAGGTGGAGGAGATAAAGGAGAGGGAATTTGATGATGATTTCTACTCATCATATGCTAGCGAAAGTGACATGCTTTCATCAAGGGGATTATCTGAGGATTTCAGGTCCATCAACATATAG
- the LOC121783950 gene encoding 26S proteasome regulatory subunit RPN13-like produces the protein MDSFAHIQDVFLEFRAGKMLMDGTRVLPDSRKGLVRIGRGEEGLVHFQWLDRSLNIVEDDQIVFPDEAGFEKVNQSSGRVYILKFLTDDRKFFFWMQEPKPENDTQLCNSVNFYLNQPLELAVNEEPDSAVPLQTAEMVLEEDISSRAGDLVGPSMGAEASSDVTSAGPVKLADLQRILSNIGSSDAQEDPDAGLGLGDILRPELLLPHIQELYLDKELMSYLPELPGTWTPDELLELLQSHPFRQQLDSFTYVLRTGQVDLTQFGIDPSQYNFTVPSFLEALEDSVAKKNEAEGSGDLRSQTCQGSDAMDEGH, from the exons ATGGATTCTTTCGCGCATATTCAG GATGTTTTTCTGGAGTTTCGTGCTGGGAAAATGCTTATGGATGGAACACGTGTGCTCCCTGATTCACGTAAAGGGCTTGTTCGTATTGGGAGG GGTGAAGAAGGGCTAGTCCATTTCCAGTGGCTCGACAGATCCCTAAACATAGTGGAGGAT GACCAAATTGTTTTTCCTGACGAGGCAGGTTTTGAAAAG GTTAACCAATCTTCTGGAAGAGTATACATCCTGAAGTTTCTTACAGATGACAGAAAGTTCTTCTTCTGGATGCAG GAGCCCAAACCCGAGAATGATACACAGTTATGCAACTCAGTTAATTTCTACCTGAATCAACCTCTAG AGTTAGCTGTCAATGAAGAACCAGATTCTGCGGTCCCTTTACAAACTGCGGAAATGGTTCTTGAAGAAGATATCTCATCCAG GGCTGGAGATTTGGTAGGTCCTAGCATGGGTGCAGAAGCAAGTAGTGATGTAACATCTGCAGGACCTGTAAAGTTGGCAGATCTGCAACGGATACTTAGCAACATAGGATCTTCAG ATGCACAGGAAGACCCGGATGCAG GCTTGGGATTAGGTGATATCTTAAGGCCGGAACTCTTATTGCCTCATATTCAAGAGCTATACTTAGATAAAGAATTGATGTCATATTTACCTGAG CTACCAGGAACGTGGACTCCAGATGAGTTGCTGGAACTTCTGCAGAGCCATCCATTCCGCCAACAACTAGATTCGTTTACTTAT gTGCTGCGCACGGGACAGGTGGATCTAACCCAGTTTGGTATAGATCCCAGTCAAT ACAACTTCACTGTTCCATCTTTTCTCGAGGCCCTTGAAGACTCTGTTGCTAAGAAAAACGAAGCTGAAGGCAGTGGTGACCTGAGGTCTCAGACATGTCAAGGCAGTGACGCGATGGATGAAGGTCATTAG